Within the bacterium genome, the region AGGCGATTCTGGACGTCGATCCGATCGCTGATGTCCCGAATCGCGGCCGTGACGACCATTCCGGCGTGCGTATCGAGGGGACTCAGGCTGATCTCGACCGGGAACTCGGTCCCGTCGCTTCGCAGACCGAAGAGCTCCCGCCCGGCGCCCATGGGCTTGGGAGCGGCGTTCGCCATGTATCCGTTGCGCTGCAGAACGTGGGCCTCGCGGGCGGCCTCGGGCACCAGCATCTCGATCGCCTGGCCGATGAGGGCCTCGCGCGCGTAGCCGAAGAGACTCTCGCAACGCGCGTTGACGAGCTCGATGGAACCGCCTGCGTCGACGATCACCATCGCGTCGGGCGCCGCTTCGAGCAAGGAACGGAAGCGCTCCTCCGCGAGCCGCCGCTCGTCGATCTGCGTACGAAGCGCATCGTTCGCGGTCGAGAGCTCCGCTGGATTCGGGATCGCGAGGATGCGCGGGATCATCGGCCACAACGCCGATGCGGTGAGCACCGACACCACCGCCGTCGCCCCCTTCACGACCCCTTCCGCGCGATAGATCGGATCCCACATCGTCCAGATTCCGAGCACGTGGGTCAGGCCGCAGAGAAAGATGAACGCGGCGAAGAGAGTCAGGACGTGGGAGTAGTTGAGGTCCGTACGTCGCCGATAGAGGACCACGAGCGCGACCGGAATCGAGAAATAGGAGAGCGCGACGACCGCGTCCGAGATCACGTGGAGCCACAGGATGTCGGGCTTCCACATGAAGCAGTGCCCGTGCGGCATGAAGCTCGACTCGAAGAGGTTCGCGAAGAAGTCGATGACTGCGGACATGGCATCCCCCGAGCGTCAAGTTGGGTCGATGTGCCGGGGGGGAGGTCGAGCGATCCGGATCCGTCGGAGCTCACGTGATTCCGTCGAGGAGGTCGGCGAGGAACGCCTCGCACTCCTTGACGCCGAACGGCTTCCGCAGGAATCCGAAAGCGTGCTGCGGTGTGGAGATGGGTAGCGCCGACATCATGGCGAAGCGAGCGGCGGGCTGCAGAAATCGACAGGATCCGAGCAACGAGTAACCCGACTCCGAGTCGGCGAGCATGAAATCCGCGAGCACCGCGTAGTAGTCGGCGGAGGCCAGCGCCGATCTGCCCTCCTCCGCGTCACGTGCCCAATCGAGGACGACGTCCGGATCGAGCTGGTGCAGCGCCCGAGCGATGAGTGGGATCACCATCGGATCGTCCTCGATCACGAGCATCCGCGGCGAGCGGAGGCGGGGCTGGACGACGACGGTCTTCGGGGGCGGTCGAAGGTCTTCGAGAGGTCGGGGGGACAAGGACATGCGGAGAACTCCTGAGTGGTCGTTTCCACACTGATCGGTGTCACTCGATCGCGTCCCCGTCCACGTTCGATCCAGTTGTCTGGACGCGAGACGCGCTCACCCGGACGCGGGCTTCGCCAGCCGATACCCCACGCCGCGAACGGACTCGAGGAGACCGCCCAGGGGCGCGAGTTTCGCGCGCAGGTTGCTCATGTGCGTGTCCACGGTCCGCGCGGAGATGGTGACGCCGGCCCACGCGAACTCGATCAGGCCTTCGCGCGAGACCGGCTCTCCGCGCCGAGAAGCGAGGCAGTGGAGGAGGCGGAACTCGTGCGGTGTGAGGTCGCAGGCCCACTCGCGATCCTCGGCTCGAATCACGACCTCGAGCTGCAGCGGGTCGAGCCTCAGATCGCTGAAGTGGAGTTGCCGATTCTCGCGATTCGCGTGCCGCAAGCGCGCCTCGATCCGCGCGCGCAGCTCCGTGCCGTCGAAGGGCTTCTGCACGTAGTCGTCGGCGCCCAGCTTGAACGCCTTCACCTTGTCGTGCGCGTCACCGCGCCCGCTCAGGAAGATCAAGGGCACGCTCTCCAACGCCTGATGGCTCCGGATTCGGGCGCATACGTCGAATCCATCCTCGTCCGGAAGCCCCACGTCGAGCAGGATCAGGTCCGGTACATGGGACACCACCTGGCGAACGCCGTCGGCGCCCGTGTCCGCGACGGACAGGTCGAAATCCGAACGGAGGCACCGACGGATCAGGTCCTGGGCTTCGGGAGAGTCCTCGATGATCTGGATTCGAAACACGATCGACACCTCGCCTTCTCCGCGTTCCCACCTGAACGGAATCGACCGCACGTCCAGCGGACTTTTGTCCGGATATCTGGTCACAGCCAGCAGCGGCGTTGCCGATGAGACATTCGGGTGTTTCATGGAGCGTTCGAAAGGTGAACCGTCCGATTCGTATTCTCGTCGTCGAAGACGATCCGGTTGACGCGATGACCCTCGAGCGGGCCGTCCGCCGGCGCGCCCTCGACGTGGAGCTCGATCTGGTCGAGTCCGCCGAGGCGGCGCTGGACCGACTCCGCTGCGGACAAGAGACCGGTTCACCGAACGCAGAGCGGCCGCAGCTCATCCTCGCCGACCTCCGCTTGCCGCGTCTCTCCGGGCTGGACCTGCTCGAACGCGTGAAAGCGGACGAAGCCGTTCGCCGGATCCCCTTCGTCCTCCTCTCGACGTCGATCCAGGACCTGGACGTCGCGGCGGCCTACGCGCTCGGCGCGGCGGGGTATTTCTCGAAGTCCGTCGACTTCGACGACTTCGCGGATACGGTCGCTGCCATCGTGGCGTTCGTCGGGCGCGCCGTCCTGCTCTCGCCCCAGGCCAACGTGCCCTGGTCCAGCTCACTGCCGGGCCGTTCGACTTCCCACTATCTGGAGGGCGAGCTCGTGGCCCTGATCCGGGAGGATCCGAGGACCTTCGACTTCATCCAGAACGGCGCGACCGACGGCTTGTGGTACTGGGACCTCGAACAGCCCGAGAACGAATGGATGAGCTCGGGATTCTGGACGACTTTCGGCTTCGACCCGGCCACGAAGCCGCATCTCACGGCGGCATGGCAGGAGCTGATCGACGCCACGGACCTCGAGGTCTCACGCGCCAACTTCGAGAAGCACTGCGAGGACCCCGCGCATCCCTACGACCAGGTCATCCGCTGCCGCCATCGGGACGGACACACGGTCTGGGTCCATTGCCACGGCATCGCGATCCGGGACCGCGAGGGGAAGCCGGTCCGCATGCTGGGTGCGCACCGCGACGTGACGGCGAGGGAAGTGGCCCGGCGGCGCGCCGAAGATGCCGAGGCCCGGCTTCGGGCGATCGCATCGGTGCTCGACGAGACGGACGAGACGCAGGCGAGCCCGCGCGATGCGCGACTTCGCGCGATTCTGGCGGCTGGCCCCGCAGACTGAGCGCGTCCGCCGCGCGCAGACGCGGCGGCGAGCGATTCGCGATTCCGGAATCGCCAGGATTCCGGATCGAATCTCGACGTTGCCAGCGCGCCGACCGCCCGAAACACCGAGCATCCAATGGGCCTTCGACCCCAGGGAGGGGGGGAATCGAAGGGCCACTCCTGCGAGGAAGCCCCGTGAGAACGTCCCTCTACCCGTCCTACCCTCCCTATCCGCCCTGCCCGCCGCGTCGACTCCTGATCGTCGAAGACGACCAGGAGCTGCACACCGTGCTCGCACGCTCTGCGCAGCGCCAGTGCCCGGACCTCGAGGTCGACTGGGCCTGCGACCTGGATACCGCGCGTCGCCTGCTCACGCATCATCGATACGACGCCGTGCTGGCGGACTACCGCCTGGGACCGAACGAGCGAGGAACCGAGATCCAGCGCTGGTGCCGGACGCGTCACCTCGCGCCACGCATCGCGATCATGTCGTCGACACCGCTCGCCGAGCTGATGGAGTGCGTGCCCGACGCATCGACGCAGCTGCTGCCCAAGCCGTTCACGACGCGCGAGTTCGGCGACTTCGTCGCATCGCTTCTCGACACCGCGCGCAGATCCGTACGATCCCGTCGCCCGCCGGCAGATCGGTGCCCCGGGTAGCCCATCGGACGCGTCGAACGCGGTCGCCCGATCTCGGGGCGTCGTTCGGCGCGCGACGCGGGGCGCCCGAACCGGCAGAGCGATTCGTCTCGCGCTAGGCGCTCGGGCCCGCGGGCGCGAAGGGTCCGTTCGCCAGCCACTGCAACAGATCCCGCAGCGCGTGCTGGTTGATCTCGTGGCCCATCGGATACTCGCCCCAGGCGGCCTGGATCCCGAGGTTCTTGAGCTTCTCGAGGGACTCGCGGCCGTTGTCGATCGCGACCATCGGATCCTCGGTCCCGTGGATGAGGAGCGTCGCGAGCTTCGCCCGGGCGTCGTCGTCCTGGAGCCCCTGGAGGATCAGATTCGGCAGCCAGGTCGAGAGCGCGACCAGCGCGCTGAATCGGTCGGGGCGCCCGAGCGCCAGGTCGTAGGCCATGACGCCGCCCTGGCTGAAGCCCATCACGACGAAGCGGTTCGGATCGATCGGATACTGCTGGAGCGCGTCCTCGACGAAGCCCTCCAGGATTCCGCGTGCCCCGACCAGCGCGGGCGCGTCGATCTCTCCGCCGGAAGAGAGCGGGAACCACGCGTAGGCGCGCTGGCCGGGCTGGGGCTCGAGCACGATCGGCCCCTGC harbors:
- a CDS encoding ATP-binding protein — translated: MSAVIDFFANLFESSFMPHGHCFMWKPDILWLHVISDAVVALSYFSIPVALVVLYRRRTDLNYSHVLTLFAAFIFLCGLTHVLGIWTMWDPIYRAEGVVKGATAVVSVLTASALWPMIPRILAIPNPAELSTANDALRTQIDERRLAEERFRSLLEAAPDAMVIVDAGGSIELVNARCESLFGYAREALIGQAIEMLVPEAAREAHVLQRNGYMANAAPKPMGAGRELFGLRSDGTEFPVEISLSPLDTHAGMVVTAAIRDISDRIDVQNRLRDLNEELSKRVDDRTAELARRAEELERSNRELEQFAYVVSHDLKSPMRGIASLSQFLAEDQRDRLDAEGREQLAMLTERVGRMHNMIDGVLDYSRAATHPVEAERLDVSALVHEVIESIDAPPSIAIEVGELTEVSYPRVQLHQIFQNLISNAIRHMGADSGTVRVSADRVRDHVEFRVADDGVGIAPEHHERVFLIFQTLAARSGEDASGLGLAIVKKIVERNGGRIYLESRRGHGTTFTFTVPS
- a CDS encoding response regulator; the protein is MRTSLYPSYPPYPPCPPRRLLIVEDDQELHTVLARSAQRQCPDLEVDWACDLDTARRLLTHHRYDAVLADYRLGPNERGTEIQRWCRTRHLAPRIAIMSSTPLAELMECVPDASTQLLPKPFTTREFGDFVASLLDTARRSVRSRRPPADRCPG
- a CDS encoding prolyl oligopeptidase family serine peptidase; this translates as MELMHTAHIPAGSGPFPTILALHGFGASAHDLLGIAPLVSQVVPGDEVMFLCPQGPIVLEPQPGQRAYAWFPLSSGGEIDAPALVGARGILEGFVEDALQQYPIDPNRFVVMGFSQGGVMAYDLALGRPDRFSALVALSTWLPNLILQGLQDDDARAKLATLLIHGTEDPMVAIDNGRESLEKLKNLGIQAAWGEYPMGHEINQHALRDLLQWLANGPFAPAGPSA
- a CDS encoding response regulator transcription factor, giving the protein MSIVFRIQIIEDSPEAQDLIRRCLRSDFDLSVADTGADGVRQVVSHVPDLILLDVGLPDEDGFDVCARIRSHQALESVPLIFLSGRGDAHDKVKAFKLGADDYVQKPFDGTELRARIEARLRHANRENRQLHFSDLRLDPLQLEVVIRAEDREWACDLTPHEFRLLHCLASRRGEPVSREGLIEFAWAGVTISARTVDTHMSNLRAKLAPLGGLLESVRGVGYRLAKPASG
- a CDS encoding response regulator codes for the protein MNRPIRILVVEDDPVDAMTLERAVRRRALDVELDLVESAEAALDRLRCGQETGSPNAERPQLILADLRLPRLSGLDLLERVKADEAVRRIPFVLLSTSIQDLDVAAAYALGAAGYFSKSVDFDDFADTVAAIVAFVGRAVLLSPQANVPWSSSLPGRSTSHYLEGELVALIREDPRTFDFIQNGATDGLWYWDLEQPENEWMSSGFWTTFGFDPATKPHLTAAWQELIDATDLEVSRANFEKHCEDPAHPYDQVIRCRHRDGHTVWVHCHGIAIRDREGKPVRMLGAHRDVTAREVARRRAEDAEARLRAIASVLDETDETQASPRDARLRAILAAGPAD